One window of Salegentibacter sp. Hel_I_6 genomic DNA carries:
- a CDS encoding TetR/AcrR family transcriptional regulator — protein sequence MTRKRYQGEFNNKERSKEKLICAVGKVLTSKGYTGLTATNIAKEAGLSRRLITIYFNSVDELIETYIRNKDYWTSISGNAGVPVKEAKIGDLKKVVENLLHNQLDYFYNSAEMQKIILWEISKKTDILYEISNEREQMASKIFELIDRDLEDRTVDFRAVSALLVAGIYYLVLHAKSTDTLFCEIDINRPEGMERIKNAINLILEKVYHN from the coding sequence ATGACCAGGAAAAGATATCAAGGAGAATTCAATAATAAAGAGCGATCAAAAGAAAAACTTATTTGTGCAGTCGGCAAGGTATTGACATCTAAAGGTTATACTGGTTTAACAGCTACGAATATTGCCAAAGAAGCTGGTTTAAGTCGTCGTCTAATAACTATTTACTTTAATTCAGTTGATGAACTAATAGAAACCTACATAAGAAATAAAGATTATTGGACCAGTATATCTGGAAATGCCGGTGTGCCGGTTAAAGAAGCAAAAATTGGGGATCTTAAAAAGGTAGTCGAAAATCTTCTCCATAATCAACTTGATTATTTTTATAACAGTGCGGAAATGCAGAAAATCATTTTATGGGAAATCAGCAAAAAAACAGATATTTTATATGAAATAAGTAATGAGAGGGAGCAAATGGCTTCCAAGATTTTTGAATTAATTGATAGAGATTTAGAAGACAGGACTGTTGATTTCAGAGCTGTATCAGCATTATTAGTTGCAGGAATTTATTATTTGGTTTTACATGCCAAATCTACAGATACATTATTTTGTGAAATAGATATAAATCGCCCCGAAGGAATGGAAAGGATTAAAAATGCAATAAACCTAATATTGGAAAAAGTATACCATAATTAA